The following is a genomic window from Episyrphus balteatus chromosome 1, idEpiBalt1.1, whole genome shotgun sequence.
TGCTGAaacgttttttttcacaaaaaatttcgttgaaatcgaattactAGCAAGTCAGACAAGTCAAGAAAACTGTTCTTTGGCAGTTACCGTTAATAATAgtgcaaatttcaattttttatttcaaaattagaccttttttggctttttttaagATCATtatagccgtttttgagaacaACTGCATTTCCTATTTTGGTCATATAGTTCTTAATAGTATAGTTAATAGTAAAGTACCCTCTAGGAACTCACAAAAAACCCTTAACTATTAAGTTTGAAGTAAATCGCGTCAGTGGTAAAGGCTGCAGCTCGAGATAGAGAGACACACAGGCGGACggatcgaatttttttttaaatgaaaaataatcaaataaatcaTTGGAGAAAAATTGGCTTTTTATGACCAACGATATTGATATTTTggcattgatattttttttaacgaaatgcAGTTTTGAGTATCTTTAATTCCAACTACTATCAAATAATGTTCCCTCGACGAGGTAAAGACTCATGTTCATTCTATTTTAaatggtcactatggcgtatgtgtaacatatTTTTGTGTTGCAATTCTATAACgtagataaatttttatttaacaaagggTAACGAGAATAAACCCTAAATGAAATATACAaacgttttccaaaaaaaaaaaaaaattaaaaaaggaggtttttgaaaaagctttaaaatttgtttgcttgGGCGTCTATTTCTAGGTTGATGTCGATGAAGAATTACTTAAAATGTATCAGAATAGAGCTGCTCCATTAATATCAGATCACATTGTCAATCGTCCAACTCCTCTTCGTATTGAGGTTTTCAAAGGCAGCATTGATAAGCCTtccgaatatttaaaaaacactgATGCTGTTGTTGCCATTGAAATGTATGAAGAAGCTCTTATagttaaagttcatttttaaaTTCCCTTTTGCACAGAATCGAACATCTCTTTCCGgatattttggaaaatgttcCTTACAATATTTTCGGATTTATCCAACCGAAAATTGCCTTATTTTCAACACCGAATTCCGATTTCAATGTCTTATTCACTCCGCTGGCGAATGGTTTTCGACATCATGATCATAAATTCGAATGGTCACAGGAACAGTTTAAGGATTGGTAAGTTTAAACTTTCATTACAACTCCAAGAATAAACATCAATTCAACTTGAAATAGGGCTCTTAATATTTGTGATCGCTTTCCCAATTATCGTGTGGCAATATTTGGAGTTGGGGAATCTCCGCCTGATACTCCTGACCTAGGTCCAGTTTCTCAATTTGCTTTATTCGTTCGAAAAGATGTCCATGGTCTTCCACTAGTTTCAGAAATCGAAGATATTCCTGGTGATTCGAGTCCCGAAACTGCCTACAAAGAAATCTATGCCGTCGATTTTCCAATGCGTCATGACGAACGCACTCTAGACCAGAAAATTTGGGATGAAGCAAGCTTTTTCATCAACCAATACCGAACATTCGAAATGTACCACAATACTGAAAGACTGATTTATCAGATTCCTTTCGATAAAATCCTAGAAGCTATCGAGCCAGTATCGAACTCAGCCGAAGATTTGCGTCGGGTATTACTCGAAAATGGTCAAGTAATTGAAAATGAATTTGTGGTGGTTCCTGAGGATGATCCCAATCGTATGGAAGGACGCTGGTCTGGAGACTCTGATTCGAACTTCGACTACGActattatgatgatgatgatgaggcgAATTCTAATAATGTTTCAAATGGGCATTGTGAAAATGACCAAGATGATAATGCTGCAATTCaagatgaggaagaagaagaatgcTGGGATTAGGGAgcgaaatgcattttgtttcGATTACCTACATCGAATCTCTGTACAAAtgggtttttgtatttttttttaattataagaaTCAAGCATCTTTCATTTATCATCATCATTTAAGAACAATTGTTTTTCTCTGCATGAGTTCATGAGTCatacaataaaatttatttaagtccAAGTCATCCCCCAAGAAAGAGGGATGATGAGCTTGTTCAAATGAATATGTGTGTAACTTTCTTTATTTCaacttgtttttataaataattttgatagaaaacaatcaaaaacaGGACAATATAAATGTTTTCATTGTAGGAATAAGGGTTGGGACAAAAAATAGGATATCTAAAGTATCATCTCTAGGTAATGCGTCTTTCAACAAACAAAGGGTAAGTATATATAAATGGCtttatttttctaagaaaaaccaTCATGATGAAAGAAATTCGATTAAATGTTGGTGGAGCGTGGGGGAGATAACTTGATATGAAGGTTTTTGTATTGTAACGatttttaaataggtacatacatatttcaatatttcagaaaaaaaaaaatgattcatgattgaatttaacaaaacaaatttgaagtTGGAAACTGCAAGATCATATCAAAAACCAgttgctttaaataaaaacaaaattgcagaCATTAAGAAAgttttcaaatacaaaactggaGAAGCCTTGGAGTTTTACggtgacgtgaaataacgccctaCGAAATAAGCCGCATAGGGCCTTATTTCCATTTGTAATAGAAATTAGGCCCTGACAATGCTTGCGGTGCGGCCTTATTTCCATTTTAACAACGAAATTAGGCCCGTCGGGccttatttcgttttttccacttgtagaaaaaaacaagaacatctGAACTTTCAAACttcattattaaaacaaaatttaaatgttttttgaagttCAGAGCTTATAAAAGTCAGATGAATATGCAGGGATGCTGCCCCCTACAACCTCTTGTCCCCTTCGTAGGGCAtattataggatttggggtggggGCCAGGTTGAGTGAATTCAGTATTTCTTTTGGTTTCCCAGAatctaaaattttgaagaaaatattctCACACCCAACTTAACACCCACCTTGAATTGGTGCAGGGAACTTACTTAAAAATTTCATCTGTTGTGGGTTATAATTTTACAATTCCGTTATATTCCATCATTTATGGTGGAAAATAAGTTTATTTAAATGTGTATCAAAATATTTCTCCCTTCAACTCgaagaacaaaaatacatttaagaaattcaaaaaaaaataaagttgagttatatacttactcgtagtaatatacaacagtcggaaaaagtattttgacaaaatgaacatttttctaactgatgagaataatctgtaacggttaaacataaaataaggaagttgacggttatttattaagtatattatggtgaatcttacgatggtcaatgtcagtcatatagttggtattatgcttcgtggctgcattttttgtataaaaagtattaatttttgagggaaaaaagtattttgacaaacgttcttttccaacgttggtaaggtaaggcaatgcattttacgtgtttcaagcacgtatacaactgacagacttgttaaggccccgatttgtaaaaaattgggcaaaacggcggaacttaacattgaaattagtgcatcttctgttgcaagtcataacttctgtgtgtctgttaagaaatctgtggagaactgaatttatcgcgggaaactaaaaattaccaaatatacaaacacaaaaatataattatactattcaaaatttaccacaaacggacaaaaaatgaaaaaaatgcactaaaaaaaattgaagcattttgaagaattcactttatcgcggattgactccaaaaattctgaatttggaaatgccattctttaatcaaaaactttgttagcaaaag
Proteins encoded in this region:
- the LOC129910913 gene encoding small RNA 2'-O-methyltransferase, translated to MYQNRAAPLISDHIVNRPTPLRIEVFKGSIDKPSEYLKNTDAVVAIEIIEHLFPDILENVPYNIFGFIQPKIALFSTPNSDFNVLFTPLANGFRHHDHKFEWSQEQFKDWALNICDRFPNYRVAIFGVGESPPDTPDLGPVSQFALFVRKDVHGLPLVSEIEDIPGDSSPETAYKEIYAVDFPMRHDERTLDQKIWDEASFFINQYRTFEMYHNTERLIYQIPFDKILEAIEPVSNSAEDLRRVLLENGQVIENEFVVVPEDDPNRMEGRWSGDSDSNFDYDYYDDDDEANSNNVSNGHCENDQDDNAAIQDEEEEECWD